A stretch of the Fusarium musae strain F31 chromosome 2, whole genome shotgun sequence genome encodes the following:
- a CDS encoding hypothetical protein (EggNog:ENOG41) produces the protein MAVPNTTKALFIDSENNPKVIERQGLPEPSSGELLIKVLYSGVNPADIKHATFLGMNNTVMGHDFSGQVLETTKPNSVYKPGDIVAGYTPAGLHQPVHYGAHQAYITCPEDMLFKVPDNLPLPDAASLTVVAMTAADAVYNLFKFPLPTENETLAYNAPFLLWGATGSVGYCALQFAIASGVSPILVAANPAQFEHLRSLGVEHLFNYKDENVHESIAKTLRGLGFDKFLYAFDAAGAPDSGDQVLKAVADDTFIASTVLRDEKRFEMPVGATNIDFVIHPPGAPHPISIPARPSDHARAWEVFKWAIENYGKKFRLPPVRVVDDTAEVALEEIKRFVRQGGGFSKLSIKQPLA, from the coding sequence ATGGCCGTTCCCAATACCACCAAAGCACTCTTCATCGATTCAGAGAACAATCCCAAGGTCATCGAACGGCAAGGCCTCCCGGAACCAAGCAGCGGCGAACTGCTCATCAAAGTCCTATACTCAGGCGTTAATCCCGCCGATATCAAACATGCAACGTTCCTAGGAATGAACAATACCGTCATGGGCCATGACTTTAGCGGTCAAGTCCTAGAAACAACAAAGCCCAACTCTGTGTATAAGCCTGGAGATATTGTAGCGGGATACACGCCCGCAGGTCTTCATCAACCTGTTCACTACggagctcatcaagcttaCATCACATGCCCAGAGGACATGCTGTTCAAAGTCCCCGATAATCTTCCTTTGCCCGACGCAGCGAGTTTGACTGTTGTTGCCATGACAGCCGCTGATGCGGTGTACAACCTTTTCAAATTCCCCCTCCCGACGGAGAACGAAACACTGGCCTACAATGCCCCGTTTCTGCTTTGGGGAGCGACAGGTTCCGTTGGGTACTGCGCCCTACAGTTCGCCATCGCAAGTGGCGTGTCTCCCATTCTTGTGGCTGCAAACCCGGCGCAATTCGAGCATCTACGCTCTCTCGGAGTCGAACACCTATTCAACTACAAGGACGAGAATGTCCACGAGTCGATCGCCAAAACTCTGCGAGGCTTGGGCTTTGACAAGTTCTTATACGCATTCGATGCAGCAGGGGCTCCCGATTCAGGCGATCAGGTGCTAAAGGCTGTAGCAGACGACACCTTCATCGCTTCGACGGTCTTGAGAGACGAAAAGCGCTTCGAGATGCCCGTTGGCGCAACCAATATCGACTTTGTGATTCATCCTCCCGGCGCTCCTCATCCAATTTCCATTCCTGCGCGACCTTCGGACCACGCTAGAGCTTGGGAAGTTTTTAAATGGGCTATTGAGAACTATGGAAAGAAATTCCGCTTGCCGCCGGTCCGTGTCGTGGACGATACTGCTGAAGTTGCATTGGAAGAGATAAAGCGATTTGTCAGGCAAGGTGGAGGATTTTCCAAGCTTTCAATTAAGCAACCACTAGCATAA
- a CDS encoding hypothetical protein (EggNog:ENOG41), with protein sequence MGMPYSKQVHAAFDQVTPLVAAGFEVLRTTKNIAVFLAFLQVFITLILTLTLFAILAVIYSVNPDLEEERRALVTPCMQWIASWVLEYGALTAWILKVVVVLSTAGLGIFLWQGSTTEVIPEVEGEDDAPEDIE encoded by the coding sequence ATGGGTATGCCATATTCTAAACAGGTCCACGCAGCATTCGACCAAGTCACGCCGCTCGTGGCCGCTGGCTTCGAAGTCCTCCGCACGACCAAAAATATCGCAGTCTTTCTTGCCTTTCTACAAGTCTTCATAACCCTCATATTGACTCTTACACTATTCGCGATCCTCGCGGTGATATACTCTGTCAATCCAGATCTAGAAGAGGAACGGCGTGCGCTGGTCACGCCGTGCATGCAGTGGATAGCGAGCTGGGTACTGGAGTACGGAGCTTTGACTGCATGGATTTTGAAGGTCGTTGTAGTTCTCAGTACTGCTGGGCTGGGAATATTTCTATGGCAAGGGTCTACTACAGAGGTCATTCCAGAGGTTGAAGGCGAGGATGATGCACCCGAGGATATTGAGTGA
- a CDS encoding hypothetical protein (EggNog:ENOG41), with protein MRDEINSTRDEAKALGEKNKEHFDQVAAEVFKHPWIQRICNQISDELRQNLDWIGIPEKPDGFKMLDYACGNGVASRALAPYVSVVRGIDISSKMVEQYTMLAEAAGFNPERMRAIHGDLMDPEASPSPELDTPEFNDFDLIVMCMALHHVQDYAAMIQRLSEKLRPDGVLLIIDLVASSESGCPEAPRSIELSNHTMSKMGFTEMEIKTAFEKAGLGDWSWRWCSERSQVPEEIGGEQQGFFARGCKSVGASETK; from the exons ATGAGGGACGAGATCAACAGTACCAGGGACGAGGCTAAGGCCCTCggagagaagaacaaagagcATTTTGA CCAAGTCGCCGCTGAAGTTTTCAAACACCCGTGGATTCAACGGATATGTAACCAGATTTCCGACGAGTTACGCCAAAACCTGGATTGGATTGGCATTCCCGAGAAGCCTGATGGCTTCAAGATGCTAGATTATGCCTGCGGTAACGGCGTTGCTTCTCGT GCACTCGCCCCATATGTCTCCGTCGTCCGCGGTATTGACATCTCATCCAAGATGGTTGAGCAATATACCATGCTTGCAGAAGCTGCTGGATTTAACCCAGAGAGAATGAGAGCCATACATGGAGACTTGATGGATCCCGAAGCATCACCCTCTCCTGAGCTTGACACTCCAGAATTCAACGACTTTGATCTCATTGTCATGTGCATGGCTCTCCACCATGTACAAGACTACGCAGCTATGATTCAGAGACTGAGCGAAAAGCTCCGTCCTGATGGTGTGCTTCTGATCATCGATCTGGTTGCTTCATCAGAGAGTGGCTGCCCCGAAGCCCCTAGATCCATAGAGTTGTCTAACCATACCATGTCGAAAATGGGTTTTACAGAAATGGAAATCAAAACTGCATTTGAGAAAGCCGGCTTGGGTGATTggtcttggagatggtgCTCTGAGAGATCCCAGGTCCCTGAGGAGATAGGTGGTGAACAGCAAGGGTTTTTCGCCAGAGGCTGTAAGAGCGTTGGGGCGAGTGAGACCAAGTAG
- a CDS encoding hypothetical protein (EggNog:ENOG41) has translation MFIYQGKFNWGKWAQDETAVIILPSGPIRVGDIVWFLSQWTNGYPEKRVDKLNLALRIPIHRAPITKKGDDTINPSPVYFNWEITSSNGYEKLHVVISRDGDKSEMEFNRIWMPEGEWLRECGRLWLGKINWTTLATNEFCLFVVPEGFGEGRPVHAMWQWTKDSEGKEKVPSFHSAQQKIASLDDKGAWLSFDAGYEVTCNWTKATDILTVHMKGQEADADLGEYKLLAVTNPHTHEWDAPLPPPQNAELQVRLPQPEPSLPRVLDPLPFPIGIIENLRHAVAYADQAGYLVNYAHERFNQLDINFHLRGEVIEERNAAIAEFRIEVKKLEDNLTVEKAKVTDLTKRLDEARATYEAKLKEKDEEIKKDEDQIKKDRGHDIDDHKTIDRLAAQLEYERASKAEVQKNLDQTKTALAAAEASLATASATIANLTTRVASLEAELEVEKKDIDRLRKDAKQKTDRISQLERNNADLQSKLNGALQDVKNKQVQINAKDSTIRDQSYRIDNLVKESNAKSITISNLQSQINNLQQQIRNLQSTPVFKFRCNIKCQQPSHREIAVDLTNGGGASTPVQCYSLVNNCNQTWDMYSIGDRNNVVVIKNTRNNYILWSAGRNQKARCDPGRDTSDQAAQWELEGTTLDSINNNTVFKIRNVKYGMYLDLQQGDTSNYTPFLTWDGNNGLNQKFKISKH, from the exons ATGTTCATTTACCAAGGCAAATTCAACTGGGGCAAGTGGGCTCAAGATGAGACCGCCGTCATCATCTTACCCTCGGGACCAATCCGTGTTGGCGATATTGTCTGGTTTTTATCTCAATGGACTAACGGTTACCCCGAGAAGAGAGTCGATAAGCTCAACTTAGCCTTGAGAATCCCCATCCATCGGGCCCCCATAACAAAGAAAGGTGACGATACTATCAACCCCAGCCCTGTGTACTTCAATTGGGAGATAACATCTAGCAATGGATATGAAAAGCTCCATGTTGTTATCTCCCGCGATGGGGACAAGAGCGAGATGGAGTTTAACCGGATCTGGATGCCCGAGGGAGAGTGGCTGAGAGAATGCGGCCGTCTTTGGTTGGGTAAGATCAATTGGACCACGCTTGCGACTAATGAGTTCTGCCTTTTTGTCGTCCCTGAGGGATTCGGTGAAGGGCGCCCTGTGCATGCAATGTGGCAGTGGACTAAAGACAGCGAGGGCAAAGAAAAAGTGCCAAGCTTCCACTCTGCACAGCAGAAGATTGCTTCTCTTGACGATAAGGGTGCTTGGCTTTCTTTCGACGCCGGCTATGAAGTCACCTGCAACTGGACCAAGGCAACTGATATTCTTACTGTCCATATGAAGGGACAGGAGGCGGACGCCGATCTAGGCGAGTACAAGCTCCTGGCAGTTACCAATCCTCACACCCA TGAATGGGACGCCCCGCTCCCTCCGCCTCAGAATGCTGAACTCCAAGTCCGCCTGCCCCAGCCTGAGCCCTCACTCCCTCGTGTCCTCGACCCTCTTCCTTTCCCGATCGGAATCATCGAGAACTTGAGGCACGCAGTCGCCTACGCCGATCAAGCTGGCTACCTTGTCAATTACGCGCATGAG CGATTTAATCAATTGGACATCAATTTCCATCTTCGAGGCGAGGTGATTGAGGAGCGCAACGCTGCGATCGCCGAATTTAGGATagaggtcaagaagcttgaagataaCCTTACGGTTGAGAAAGCAAAAGTCACGGACTTGACCAAGAGACTTGATGAAGCCCGAGCTACCTACGAAGCCAAGTTGAAGGAGAAAGACGAGGaaatcaagaaggatgaggacCAGATCAAGAAAGACCGCGGGCATGATATTGACGACCACAAGACCATTGACAGACTGGCAGCCCAACTTGAATACGAACGCGCTTCCAAGGCCGAGGTGCAGAAGAACCTCGACCAGACCAAAACAGCACTTGCTGCGGCAGAGGCTAGTTTGGCTACTGCCAGCGCGACTATCGCTAATCTCACCACCCGCGTTGCCTctcttgaagctgagcttgaagttgagaagaaggatattgACAGGTTGCGGAAGGATGCCAAGCAGAAGACAGACAGAATCTCGCAGCTCGAGAGAAACAACGCTGATCTACAGTCCAAGCTTAACGGAGCCCTCCAAGatgtcaagaacaagcaaGTCCAGATCAACGCCAAGGACTCAACCATTCGTGATCAATCTTATCGAATTGACAACCTTGTCAAGGAATCCAACGCCAAGTCGATCACTATAAGCAACCTGCAGTCGCAGATCAATAACCTACAGCAGCAGATCCGAAACCTGCAGTCAACGCCAGTCTTCAAGTTCAGGTGCAACATCAAGTGTCAACAGCCCAGCCACAGGGAGATCGCGGTTGATCTCACTAATGGAGGAGGAGCCAGTACGCCTGTCCAATGCTA CTCCCTCGTGAACAATTGCAATCAGACCTGGGATATGTATTCTATCGGCGATCGCAACAATGTCGTAGTCATCAAGAACACGCGTAACAACTACATTCTCTGGTCTGCTG GACGCAACCAGAAGGCTCGATGTGACCCTGGTAGAGACACATCTGACCAGGCAGCGCAGTGGGAACTAGAGGGAACGACCCTCGACTCAATTAACAACAACACCGTGTTCAA AATCCGAAACGTGAAGTATGGCATGTATCTCGATTTGCAGCAGGGCGACACCTCGAACTACACGCCTTTTCTTACCTGGGATGGCAATAACGGATTGAACCAGAAGTTCAAGATCTCGAAGCACTAG
- a CDS encoding hypothetical protein (EggNog:ENOG41), whose product MSSPAHKKRADSTSAGSTPPGENPAESGLLPPEHWSQLPEEEVAPEDGDSAVLDSYRTVNGRAYQSERGNPEYWGPIDDAGQEAMDIK is encoded by the exons ATGTCGTCGCCTGCTCACAAGAAGCGTGCTGATTCAACTTCGGCGGGCTCTACGCCGCCAGGTGAAAATCCCGCGGAGAGCGGTCTTCTCCCACCAGAACATTGGTCACAACTGCCAGAG GAGGAAGTGGCACCAGAGGATGGGGACTCGGCTGTCCTTGACAGT TATAGGACTGTCAACGGGAGGGCATACCAGAGCGAGCGGGGTAATCCCGAGTACTG GGGACCTATCGACGATGCTGGCCAAGAGGCAATGGACATTAAGTAG
- a CDS encoding hypothetical protein (CAZy:GH18), whose amino-acid sequence MLHSFPQVACCLALVLGLLPNIVLAQCGPDNDGARCPLNVCCSSAGYCGTSSVYCGEGCQSSYGSCSVPTVPSCSSDGKTATNGRRVGYWRVQQAWDRSCDVVLPSQIQTNGLTHLILAFADFDSSSFAVGAQNSQDVEYYKQFTALQSGSLQTWIAIGGGSFSTETWSSMAASFESRSAFISSLKSFMETYSFQGVDLDWEFPTTSDAANLVTLVQELRAAFGKDYGISAAVPADWGSIQGFNAAGMGKYVDFFNFMAYDLHGWGIDQGTAKDTVAYQASIVDIANDLMPLWANQTDPSLINLGIPLYGRGYTLSSSSCKDAGCAASGPSEEGSCVKDPTGVMVLSDIKKAIAANQATVELDSEAMQKVATWGSHQWIGYDDADTLALKMTWADGLCLGGAVFWALDNNGGAWGAKGKSPCKA is encoded by the coding sequence ATGTTACATTCTTTCCCTCAAGTTGCCTGCTGTCTGGCCCTGGTTCTTGGACTTCTACCCAATATTGTCCTCGCCCAGTGCGGTCCTGACAACGATGGAGCTCGCTGCCCATTGAACGTCTGCTGTTCATCAGCCGGATACTGCGGAACATCATCCGTGTACTGTGGTGAAGGTTGTCAGAGTTCGTACGGGAGCTGCTCTGTACCTACAGTTCCGTCTTGCTCTTCCGATGGGAAGACGGCCACCAACGGTCGTCGTGTTGGATACTGGCGCGTACAGCAGGCTTGGGACCGATCTTGCGATGTAGTCCTTCCCTCCCAGATCCAGACCAATGGGTTGACTCATCTGATCTTGGCGTTTGCCGATTTCGACTCCAGCAGTTTCGCAGTGGGCGCTCAGAATTCTCAAGATGTCGAGTACTATAAGCAATTCACTGCTTTGCAGAGTGGTTCGCTGCAGACGTGGATTGCCATTGGTGGCGGCAGTTTCTCTACTGAGACTTGGTCTTCTATGGCGGCTTCATTTGAATCGCGATCTGCGTTCATCTCGTCTCTCAAGTCTTTCATGGAGACTTATTCATTCCAGGGTGTTGACCTTGATTGGGAATTTCCAACGACAAGCGATGCAGCAAACCTGGTCACTCTCGTCCAGGAGCTGCGAGCCGCCTTTGGAAAGGATTATGGCATCTCAGCGGCGGTACCAGCGGACTGGGGTAGCATTCAGGGCTTCAACGCAGCCGGTATGGGCAAATACgtcgacttcttcaacttcatggCATACGATTTGCACGGCTGGGGGATTGATCAAGGAACAGCCAAGGACACTGTGGCCTATCAGGCCAGCATAGTTGATATCGCCAATGATCTCATGCCGTTGTGGGCGAACCAAACCGATCCTTCGCTTATCAACCTCGGCATTCCCCTCTACGGCCGCGGGTATaccctctcctcctctaGCTGCAAAGACGCTGGTTGTGCTGCGTCGGGCCCCAGCGAAGAGGGCTCTTGTGTTAAAGATCCCACAGGAGTCATGGTCCTGAGTGATATCAAAAAGGCCATTGCAGCCAACCAAGCCACCGTAGAGCTTGACAGCGAGGCTATGCAGAAGGTTGCGACTTGGGGAAGTCATCAGTGGATAGGCTATGATGACGCTGATACGTTGGCACTAAAGATGACATGGGCTGATGGGTTGTGCTTGGGTGGTGCTGTATTCTGGGCGCTTGATAACAATGGCGGTGCGTGGGGTGCTAAAGGTAAAAGCCCCTGCAAGGCTTAA
- a CDS encoding hypothetical protein (EggNog:ENOG41) — MERSILIIGAAGQQGKATIDALFRALENSPDHEDIKILALMRSITSPKAQALHQEHPLITLVQGDTQSPQPIFGQHPNIASIFIVTVPPNDEAQALPLIEAAIVHQSVDHIVFSSVDRGGDEVSWSLPADIPHFAAKHRIKLQLRELCKENK, encoded by the coding sequence ATGGAACGGAgtattctcatcatcggtgcTGCCGGCCAACAAGGCAAGGCCACCATCGACGCCTTATTCAGGGCACTCGAAAACTCTCCAGATCATGAGGACATCAAGATCCTTGCTTTGATGCGGTCAATCACGTCTCCAAAGGCCCAAGCGCTTCATCAAGAGCACCCATTAATTACCCTTGTGCAAGGTGACACTCAATCGCCGCAACCCATCTTTGGACAACACCCAAATATCGCATCAATCTTTATCGTCACAGTCCCGCCAAACGACGAAGCACAGGCCCTTCCCCTCATTGAAGCAGCCATAGTACATCAATCAGTAGACCACATCGTCTTCTCCAGCGTTGATCGTGGTGGCGACGAGGTTAGCTGGTCGCTACCAGCTGATATTCCTCACTTTGCCGCCAAGCACCGCATTAAGCTCCAACTACGGGAATTATGCAAAGAGAACAAATAA
- a CDS encoding hypothetical protein (EggNog:ENOG41) has translation MFVYEGRLDWGSSARDETAVIVLPSGAMRAGDLVFILSQWTRDSGGNKKAPLSQKITIDKVTKTANGNDTFTVKPGYYRWNMTSRNNYDKLDFVLSTDATTSKSKMEFQRVWKPTNSQSKETGKIWVSKLNWPVMADNEFCLFIAPEGFGEGKPFLVMWQWSYDKDLKERVPIFRVGKQSIGSLDNKSALFTCQLDADYLVTCAWENKTDVLNVFMKGPEGEQEIGAFKLFANTKPHDEAPDCKDEVAELEKKIKELTDDLDAEKAKSASLTEQLAQGQAACQAEKTQKDNEITRLTANISQLERDKAVLQTKLDQALRNEGDRGQKDAKIAEQAARISDLENKLRNRPELLFRCEFRSRITHGYGNDAQWLLQVTNAGYPVNKPPVSISSEWEIYAVDGSNDAVILVNSGTGHNLWSKGHQHNAQATHHDLSDPAAHWVLEGTRRDHPRMNDIIKIRNVKDGTYLDVKNGRAADENAVITHIGNNGASQKFEIFLGWQE, from the exons ATGTTTGTCTATGAAGGCAGGCTTGATTGGGGCAGTTCAGCTCGCGATGAGACAGCTGTCATTGTTTTACCTTCTGGCGCCATGCGTGCAGGAgacctcgtcttcatcctgtcCCAATGGACCCGCGATTCCGGGGGAAACAAGAAGGCTCCCTTGTCCCAAAAAATAACAATCGACAAGGTCACCAAGACCGCCAACGGCAATGACACCTTTACCGTCAAACCAGGCTACTACAGATGGAACATGACCTCTCGTAACAACTACGATAAACTTGATTTTGTCTTATCTACAGACGCTACTACATCTAAGAGCAAAATGGAGTTTCAGCGCGTCTGGAAGCCTACAAACTCACAATCAAAAGAGACCGGCAAGATTTGGGTCAGTAAACTCAACTGGCCCGTCATGGCAGATAATGAATTTTGTTTGTTCATTGCTCCTGAAGGGTTTGGCGAAGGGAAGCCTTTCCTCGTAATGTGGCAGTGGTCTTATGATAAAGATCTAAAAGAAAGAGTACCAATCTTCCGGGTTGGGAAACAGAGCATTGGCTCTCTTGACAACAAATCTGCCTTGTTTACTTGTCAACTGGACGCGGACTACTTGGTTACCTGTGCCTGGGAAAATAAAACTGATGTCCTTAATGTCTTCATGAAAGGACCCGAAGGCGAGCAGGAGATAGGCGCGTTTAAGTTATTCGCAAATACCAAGCCTCACGACGAGGCTCCAGATTGCAAAGACGAAGTTGCGGAGCTGGAGAAAAAGATCAAAGAGTTGACTGATGATCTCGATGCTGAGAAAGCAAAGTCTGCCAGCTTGACGGAACAGcttgctcaaggccaagctgcCTGCCAAGCTGAGAAGACGCAGAAAGACAATGAGATTACGAGGTTGACAGCCAATATCTCACAGCTAGAGAGGGATAAGGCGGTTCTTCAGACTAAACTTGACCAAGCTCTTCGCAACGAGGGCGACCGAGGCCAGAAAGATGCAAAGATCGCTGAACAGGCTGCTCGCATCAGCGACCTAGAGAATAAGCTTCGAAACCGTCCTGAGCTCTTGTTCCGATGTGAATTCAGGAGCAGGATAACACACGGCTACGGGAATGATGCGCAGTGGTTGCTCCAAGTGACTAATGCAGGATATCCCGTCAACAAACCTCCTGTTTCAATCAG CTCCGAATGGGAAATTTATGCTGTTGACGGCTCCAATGATGCCGTAATCCTTGTGAACTCGGGTACCGGCCATAATCTTTGGTCCAAGG GACATCAGCATAATGCCCAAGCTACGCACCACGACCTTTCAGACCCCGCAGCGCATTGGGTTCTAGAAGGCACAAGAAGAGATCACCCAAGAATGAACGATATAATCAA GATTCGTAATGTGAAGGATGGTACATATCTTGATGTAAAGAACGGACGTGCTGCCGATGAAAATGCTGTTATTACACATATTGGTAATAATGGAGCGAGCCAGAAGTTTGAGATCTTCCTGGGTTGGCAGGAATAG
- a CDS encoding hypothetical protein (EggNog:ENOG41) — MANVEFQTAVDIGTGTGIWAMFPNASVIGTDLAPIQPGWIPPNLEFQIEDCTQEWTFQPNTFDYIHMRWLVGSIADWKFLFKEAYKCLKPGGYIESYEPSSRVESDDGTVQPGSALSQWEKFFVEGGRKIGRPFTIFEENIQREEMREAGFVDIEERDFKNPVGGWPMDPKQRSVGQFMQAAFEQDAQGTVLHMATALGWTEEEVTVFISHFRREIRSPKIHSYFRQKVVWGRKPL; from the exons ATGGCTAACGTGGAATTTCAGACTGCCGTGGACATTGGAACCGGAACTG GGATTTGGGCCAT GTTCCCGAATGCTTCCGTTATTGGTACTGACCTCGCACCTATCCAGCCTGGTTGGATCCCACCTAATCTGGAGTT CCAAATTGAAGACTGTACCCAAGAATGGACCTTCCAGCCTAACACCTTCGACTATATCCATATGCGCTGGCTCGTCGGTAGCATTGCAGACTGGAAGTTTCTGTTCAAGGAAGCCTATAAGTGCCTCAAGCCAGGAGGGTACATCGAGAGCTACGAGCCATCATCTCGCGTGGAAAGTGACGACGGTACAGTCCAACCCGGCAGTGCGCTTAGCCAGTGGGAGAAGTTCTTCGTTGAAGGTGGGCGTAAGATCGGACGACCATTCACGATCTTCGAGGAGAACATTCAGAGAGAAGAAATGAGAGAAGCTGGGTTTGTAGATATCGAAGAACGCGATTTCAAG AATCCTGTGGGAGGCTGGCCAATGGACCCGAAGCAGCGAAGCGTCGGGCAGTTCATGCAAGCTGCTTTCGAACAAGACGCGCAGGGAACTGTGCTTCATATGGCTACTGCATTAGGCTGGACGGAGGAAGAAGTGACGGTGTTCATCTCCCACTTTAGACGGGAGATCCGATCACCCAAGATTCACTCGTATTTCCGGCAGAAGGTTGTTTGGGGACGGAAGCCTCTTTAG